The Syngnathus scovelli strain Florida chromosome 7, RoL_Ssco_1.2, whole genome shotgun sequence DNA window TGACACTTTCTTTCATTTGAGTCAGATAGACGTCAGCAACAGCCCGAGCATGGGCCAGGGAGCTGGGTGCATCAGCCTGCAGAGAAGCAGCCTGGCAGCCTGTGTAGGGAAATATATattaagcataaaaaaaaaaaaaaaaagaatcattgtTGAAGGAAGTCCAGAAGATTCCCTCAGAGGGTATCTAGTaccaatcacaatactcaccaacGGCCAGCAGCAAAGTGATAGCGAGAGCAACAAACTTCATGATGGAggtctaaaaagaaaaaataagcgTGGTTGTTGTCAGTGTTAAACTTTAATCGTAAACAACACCAGCAAAGACGCTAAAATGTTAGACTCAGGTATCCAATAATAAGAATCTAACCATAGCATAACTCCAAGTTGACCCAAAGAATTAAATGAAAATGTGATTTGGCCTGCTCTTTGAAATAAATCCAGACATAATCAGACACAATAATAAAATTAGCCTGTGCACCATCTTGACTAGGAGTTTTTTCAGAAGATATGATTTCAAGAAATTATTTCGCCAAACATCCTTGTTCTACATCCCCGAATCCCACTTGCAGCTATGGCTTGTCTTACCTGGTGGAGTTCTTGAGGAGACTGTCAACTTGAGCAGGAGCAGACCTTTTATAGCGCTCGGATATGGGATGAGTCGTTGCATGGAGGCGGGAGGGAGGTGTGGGAGCTGTGTCTCCGTGGAAGTGGACCTCACCCCCCAGCCATCTCCCTTAGCAGGGGaccaagttgagagttcaatggTCACCTGCTGTGAGATCACTCGTCATGCAAAGACTTTTTATTCTTCTGCAGTCTAAGAGCATGTGGCATAACATCACTAAATAGCTCTTAATTGTTATTCATTAAACTAATGAGAGGTGAATAATAGATGCGAAATGATGACTGTGTAAAACCAGACAAAGTTGAACTCGAGTGTTACGGGACGGGGCGGTAGAATACAGGATAAGTAAATAGTGTAGGTATGCAAAAGAAGGTGAAAGTTCTGATGACTCTATTTGAACTAGTTGGATTAGCCATTTTGTTTGCAGCGGATGAGACATTGATACAAACAGGCAGGACATGTCTATGGAAGATTCCATGGAATCAACACAAACTCCAGTGTCTAGTCACAATAATTAAAATCTTACTAATTGGGCGGTTATTCTTCGGAGTGCAGTaaaataattgtgtgtgtgtgatttgcggacatgtgtgcgtgtgtgtttgtgtgcgtgggtgCATGAGTGGGAGAGAGTGTAAATTTGATTAATAGGTCAAAGGGTGGCGTGTGCCATGCTGATGTTTGTTGTCTTATCTCGTGGACTTTGTCACAGTGGCTTCATGTCATGAAATTCGAGGAAAAGGAATGAATGTACCCCATCACCAACAGCCACATACTACACTATATAGTGGCTAGATTGAAAGTTAGTCAGCCATAGAACATTGACCTGTGCAAAGCTCTCCATTCCACCGTCACTGTGCAGCGGTGTACAGACAAATCTGATAAGGATGATCCACATATCAGCTGCAGACTTCGGAGCTGCTGACCAAGATGAAAATGGGCCTCTCAGAGGAATGGCTTTTATCTGGGACAGCAACCTTTGAGATGGCACTCAGTGCATTTCATCGATTTGGCATTCACACTTATCCGTCCATCTAGATAAGCGCCATAATTGTTATCAAGAGGACCTCAGTGCTCCTCCAACCTGCTCATTTCATAATGTTTGTACTGCGATGACAAATGTTGTGCTACATTTTCAACATATGCTTCTAATAGTCATAATTTGTCATCCATTTACTTGTTTTATGGGCAGACAGGTGCAAAACGATTTTCAAGAGCTAATAAATATTTAATAGGCAAATCCACCACTTGATCAGACTCTGGCTGAGGGTCAGAGTTCATTTCATTGTTGCAGCTGATTTCATAATGGAGCACCGTTCTAAAACCAGCAGGGGAGGTTATCTCAGCTGTAAGGAACACTGAGGAGCTCTTCGCTTCCAACCCTATCCACCCCCCACATTATTTCAGATTAATCCGTTCAACCCTTGTGATGATGTTTTTGTCATGGCACATCTGTTGAACTCTGCTTTTAAACTTGGGTCAAAGCTGTGGTTGTGTCATTGTAGGTTGCTTGACTCTATTTGAGTGGGCAAAGCAAGGTCATTCAAAATGAACTCAAATAACCAGAATAactctagattttttttattatcatccAATATTCAAACGATTACTAAAAGTCAAAATATTGTGTTCCAAATAGCCTGCCATGAGGTAATAGGTGACTATACTATCTTTCTTGTTTATGAGCGTCgccatttacctcaaaagataAGGAACCTGCCAATACGCTGGTTTTTTTCCGAAGCGGGGTGAACAAGGGcatgcaaagttttttttttctatttttgggAACGTTACTACTTGAGATGTCAATCCAACAATAAATCTGTGGGTCTCCTGATTTCATACGCATGTGATTTAGTGAATCATTTCAGACTCAAGGCCAGTCAGTGGGTGTCTAATACTCAAATTGCCCAACAAGTGGAGGTTATTCACCCATTACCCAAAAAGTCAAAGCagccacgtaaaaaaaaaaaaaaaaggatatgaaTCAATGTCAGTGACTCAatcaaacaacaaaaatcaagCATAGAACAAATAGTCCCTTATAGTTTGTTTTTCTGATTTACATGACATAACTAGTAGTTTCCTAAGATATGAATTAGTTCGGGTTAGAGTTGGAAatagcacacgcacgcgcgcgcgtgcaCGTGATTAAAATGTAGTGCAATATGAGAAGTGTGCACATTCGGTCGGACACGTACGGTAGCCGTGGTTTCAAGTCCTACGGAAGGTGACGTCATGCTTGAAGGTGAGCTGACGAATTTTTTTTGTACACGCCTTGAAAAGATACTCATCTCCCAAATGTAACCAAACAAAAATAGCAGACTGGCGAAGCGCGAGACGGTTTTAACATGAAACCAGTTTTGCAtgtgccatttaaaaaaaaaaaaactgttagcGTCAATCCTCCCCCAGAATCTAGGACAAGTAAAATAGCTGCTTGGCTTTAGGATTATGCGCTGCTATTATTATATGAGCATTTCTCCCAAAAGATTTGAATGAAACATTTGCCATGGAGCATCCTTCACCTGTCACGTGTGTGACGACGTGTGTGACGAAAATGCTTTTGACATCAGATTTGTTCTCCAAAATTACCGAGGGATCGCCTTTTGCTTCCATAACGCTCATGTCTTGTCTGCTTATAGGTAAaataacaattattattattattaatttattttcacatAATATAGGACTTCTTGTTAGCTGTCAGCAGTAGCTATGAGTAGCTTGAAGAATCCAGAGTCTGATCACTCTGAAAAAGGTAGGCATTGTGTAAGCATATCCTATGCCTAAACATTCAATCCAATAACTCCATGTTAGACACATATGTGTCCATTTTGGGGCTGGCTGAATCCGATAACTGCGATATTAATTGCTGTGATTTCTATCAGATATCAGGGTGTACGCACGGGACATAGGAATTGATCCAGACAATGAGCCAGAACTTTTGTGTCTAGCTAAGGAAGCTATATTTGCCCATCTGCCCCCAGGATGGACTGAAAGGTAAGTGATGCAGGCCTCCATTTTGACTTCTTTATGGTTTGACACAGTGTCAATTATTTCCATAAGTGacttatgtttatttatttagcacTTTTCCACCTCCAAAGAACATGTTGCTTATTAGTGGTTAGATTATGACGTCAAGATATTACATACACGATTAACACACCTGTTAAGTGAGCCAGTGGATGACTGACTCGGGCTTAGATGATGCAAAACTGTCAGCCATTTTGATGTGGCAATATTTAGAAAGCTGGAGCGACATTCATGTCAGCATTCACGGTTTGACCTGTTTATAATACAACTTtaccaccatcttgtggcatcttggtgCAAAGGAAGTACTCGTTGAAGTGAGTTGAGAAACCGTTATGCTTTGGCGTCACCTTGTGCCTTCTACCTGTATGTACAGGGAATTCTAAATATTTTAGGGAAACCTCAATTAAAGAGGATTGCCATTTGGCTTCTATGAATAATAAGGGTTCACTAACTATGATGATGTGCTCATGAATGTACCTGAGTGTGCCATGGACTTTTTAGACTGGattttttgctgtttatttTATAATTTGGTTTTTCAATGTGCCAATTAAGTCCTACTCTTGACTCCAACTGATTTTACCCCTACAGCTATGATGAGAGTGGAAAGCCAATATTTCACAACCACTATTTGCAGACAACCACTAATGAACACCCCTGTAAAGTGCAGTACCGTAAAATGGTGGCTCAGGAACGTGAGCGTATCCAGCGCGCCGGTGCAATCCAACTGGACAGAAAAGAGACTGAGGAGACTAATAATACACACGCAGTGAGTGGCTTAAAGATAAATACCCGCCCCAGTCCACCCACAAGGGTGAGCCGGAGTCTCTCCCATCTGACTAATGGTGTACATGTATTTGGAATCACACAAATTGCTGTCCTTGAGCTCTTTGTCCAGTTGATAGATCTCTGACTCCATGCAATATAGTAAGCATCTAGATTctagggtgaaaaaaaaaatcatatttgtcTGGCCCCACTTTTTAATTGATTCCTGCTCTCCTGTTAAATTCCTCCTTCGACTTGGTTCTATCCATCACCAGATCGCAAGCAAATATTGTGCTGCTTCCTTTTTTAGGCACGTTTCTTCAGTGGATTCTTAAGTTTAATAAGCTGCAAGTGTGATGAAACAACATCCCTGACACTGATCAGCTTTGACGACGATGTCACGTTCTCAGAAAAGGAGGTACATTTACACACGTGTACACTTGTCAAGTCTTAAGATTTCAGATGACATTTTGCTGTCATGTACAATTAtataatgtgtgttgaagttaaattgttttattcatgtGTGCACTTGTGACCACATCTAGTACTCTGGGGGCACTGTTAGTGGCGGTCTAGGAGAGAAGTTGGAAATCCTTCTTGATAAGGCCCATTCTTGGGACCAGAGTAGCGGCTCGCCGCTGCAACAGGTACATGAACTTGGTTCTAGCCAATGTTATCCTGTGTTTTCTCAGGGTGCTcaaaaaaaacttcaaacttCAGCTTAAAATGCAGAGAATTTGGTTGTACATTGTACATGTGAATAATAAAGCTCATTTATATAATATATGGTTATACATTTATCTATAATCCACTCATTGTGACCCTTAATGGCTTAGTGTTGACTTGTGAGATTTTGCTAAATTATTTTAACTTATTCCACACTTTTCCGCTCTTTTAAGGCATGTAGTATATAATCtttcattattttcttttctaATTAAATAATAAGCTGTCTAGCGGATTTCCGATCTCCGACAATTCTATTTACTGTGATAGTCAGCTGGAGACGGATGAAAAAGATGAGGAGACTGATACTGACAAGaggtttgttttgtcttttcattttgtttcatgATGTCATTAATGTTATAAACagacaataaaaataatttgataAGTCCTAAATTTTCCCAACTGTTTTACAATGTTTGCTCTGACAGAACAGAATTACTTGGACTCGTTCGTCTTCATTATGATGtcacgtgtgtgtgtcacttttgacatttatttttttatttattggtttatttattagtttatgtattggtttatttattttattgtttggtAGTACAACTTAAATTGATTTACACCTCTCGTTCAACACTCCTTCAGCCCAGATGAATCAGGAAATGACTCCTCTGGTGAGTATTACAATAGTGGATCATAAACTAGAACACAATCAGAGCACTGATGCTGTTTGTGACCCAGCAGCCAAAGAGGACCAGGAGAAAGACATTTTGAATAAACCTGGAGTAAGTAGAGTAACTGATAAATAATGATTTGATCAAATATGTGTAAAATTTGCCAATGGCGAGTGCAGTATTTCGTTAAAAGTTTTTTAATCGACAGTTGAATCAATTTAAATCTACTCCAAAACACAATAAGGTGATCCAGTGAAAATATTTGCTTTGTCAGCGTTCTTTTTACAGAGGATTCTTGAGTGTTTTAGGCTTTGGGAAGGGTGAATGTTTTTTCCATGCACCTTCAAGCAGTGATCATAAAGACAATGGCATCTCTGCAAAGGAGGTAACTGTATATCACAATTGCTCATTGAATATAATTGCTTCAGTTGTTGGCAGAACTACTTTTGtgatagtgaaaaaaaaaacttttttttgtgcatgtgtaCAATTCTGTACACTTGCTGCTGATAGTTGGCTGTAACAAATGTATTTCCAGCAAAACTTGAATGTTCTgtgcatattttattttgtcaggGTTTCTTTCGCAGTGGATTCTTGAGTATTATGCATACCAGGGAAGATGATCAAGTAGATATTGGTCTCATGGCTGAAAAGGAAGTGAGCAACACCAGTAGATgagtagcaaaacaaaatagttGCAGGGGCTCTCCTGAGATCTTGTTGACTTGATAGTGTTGAATTAAAAGTTTGCTTTTTGTCCTATTTGTGTCCTAAAGAATCCTCTTTGCTTTGACTATCTGCTAGAGATGGATGTCAAAGAACGGGCAGATCAGGTGACTGAGGCTCCCAAAAGGTTTGTCTTGtgatctttttgttttgttttctagaATATTCTGTTATAGTATTTCTAGAAAATAGTGCCTGATCGAATTTGTGGTTAAATTTTAAAAAGCAATTCCCCACTCTTTTTATCGCTGCCTGCAGCCAAGCAGAATCAAGAAATGAGTCATCAAGCAAATACGTCTGGAGTAAACCAAAGGATGGACACAACACAGGCACTTTTGATATTGAGGGTTCAGAAGATGAGGAAGAAGACTCACCCATAACAGTTAGTGGCTGATGGTTGAAGTATTAGTCTAAGTTTAGTGCAATGGCAATATAGATACTGTGTTTCAGTTCATTTGCTtccacaaagatttttttttttcattgcttgtttgttttcattttattttgagagGGTGGATTAAGATGTAATGTACATGTTTGTGTTTGTATTTGTACCGTAGGACTCAGAAGTGGCCATCAGGGTTGTAGATCCAGCAGAGGAGATAACTGAGCTTGAGGTCCAGTCTGACGACCAAAGTCCAGAATCACCAGAGCAGGAggtataaattaattaattaattaatgattAATCAAAACTTGATCATTATTTTGTTCTTGTTGTGTTTTCAGGTTTCCGAAAGAGTTTTGGACAGCAGTGATTCTGTTTTTGAGACAGAGACTAGTAGTAAGAGGTTTGTTCTTCTAAATTCAATCATGAAAGCAACTATTAGCCTAAAAGCATCAAATCAACCACAATCGGACTGTTCTGATTATCTAAGAACACTTTACGCCTTTTAGCTGAGCAGCTTCATCACTTTGTGTTAAATGCAAtaagttgtcattttcaaagAAATGACATGAAAACTCCAAAAttagaaaacaaaatacaatttcagagtgctatctgtgttttttttgtgtgtttttgtactATTGTCCTCCCTGTAGCCAAGACGAGTCGGGGAACGACTCCTCTGTTGAAGATGAGGACATCCAGTGCGGTGTTACTTGTGGGCGCTCACTAGCTAAGCACAAAGAAGACTTTCCCAAAACAAATGATGTGAGTGGATGTTTGAGCACATGAACGTGTGCCAAAGTCTCTGTGGAGTAATTTACATTGGCTGTATTTTACCACGCACTAACTTATTTTAGGAACAATCACCAACAGTCATATTATTTTTTGCAACATATAAGTAGTCACAGCGATCACATTTCATGCCAATAATGTTGTCGTCTACTTTGAAAAGTTTGGAAATGGGCTGAAATTTAATTGACCACATGTAGAAAACCCAATCGCCACATAAGAAGGTCCGAGTGCTTACCTCCAATACACTGTGAAGCGCTCTCTAAACCACAAGACttaaaatattaaatgtgtCCAAACTTCTTACCAGGTGTATATTTATGAATTACCTTGTCAACAGGTACCAACTAAGGAACTGCTGAGAAAGAcggaagaggagaaggaggaggagatggaGCTGTTTGAAAGggagatggagaaaaaaatacaactccgGAAGGAGATCTTTCTGGATGTTGAGCAATCAAAATGGCAAAAAGAGTTGAGTACACTCTTTTGCCAGGAGGAACTGATGAGAGATGATGGGCCAGCGGAGCAGTCaaagagggaaaaggaaatGATGTTAAGTCACCAACTAGACCAGTTGaggaaagaggaagaggaggaaatggAGAAATTGAGGATAGAGAAAGACAAACAAATATGGCAACAAAATGAGGCGATAAGGAGAGAAGATAAGTTAATGAGGGACAAAGAGACAAGTGTACGGCTTCACCAGGAAGCATCGAGAATGAAAGAGGAGGAGATGGATCAATTTGAAACTGAAATGAAGACAACACATCTCCACAAGGAGAAACTCCTTACGGATTGTCAGGAGAAGCTTTTGAGAAATaaagaggaggaagcagagCAGTTCAAATGGAAACTGGAGATGCAAATGCATCTCTGCCAGAAGGAAGAGGAGATAGAGCAATTGAGGCACATCCAGGAGGTACGGATTAGTCGGCAAAAGGAGGAGCTGATAagcgaggaagaggaagagattGCTCGATTGATGACGGAAAAAGAGACAAGAGTCTGTCGACAAAAGGTGGAGTTGaggaaagaggaagaggaagaagtggAGAGATTGAAGCACGCAAAGGAAATGAGACTTCGTCACCGCCGGGAAGAACTGAGAAaaggggaagaggaggaggaggaatggTTGAAGAAGGAAATCGACATGAGGAAATGTTTCTTTGAAGAGGAGATCAATAGAGCTCAAAGGGAGGCAGAGCAGTTAATGATGCAAAAGCAGATGAAGCGGCAATTCTGCCTCGAAGTGCTCAGGAAAGAGGAAGTGGAGCAAGCAGAGCAGTTGAAGAGGGAAAAGGAGATACGGATGTTTCAACAAAAGGAGGAGCTGATGGAAGAGGAAATGGAGGAGGTGGCACTCTTGAAGAAGGAGGTGGATGAAAGAATCCGTCGCTACCTGGAAGAGCTGAGAtgtgaggaagaagaggaagcacAGCAACTGAAGCGGGAGAAGGAGATGAGAATGCAGCACCACCTGGAGGGGCTCcagagagaggaggaggagcaggcgGACGTTTTGAAgaaggagaagaatgttcgatttAATCTAAGCCAGGAACAACAGCTAAGAGAAAAGCAGGCGGAGGAGGAGAGGTTGAAAAATGACATTGAAAGGAGCAAACGTCTTCATGAAGAGGAGCTTCGTAGGGAAGAAGACGAGGCTCAGCAAAGGAAAAGGGAAAGGGCCACGAGAACACATTTACGACAGCAAGAGGAACTCAAGAGACATGAAGAGGAGCAAACGGCGAGAGACAAAATGATGCGGCTGCACCAAGAGGAAATGAGGAGAGAGGAAGAAGAGAACGAGCAGTTGATGAGGGAAAAGGATTTGAGGAACTCTCTCTTAACCGATCAACATAGcagagaggatgaggaggaggaggttgcGTGGCTTAGGAGGGGCAAAGAGATGAGGATCAGGCTTTATCAGGAGAGGCTGAGAagagaggaagaggacgagGTGGAATCTTTCAAGAGAAAACAAATGACCAGAATGTGCCTTCACCAGGAGATGCTTAAAagagaggaagaaaaagaagtggAGCAGCTACAGAGGGAAAGACAGACGAGAATGAGTGTCTTCCAAGAAGAACTGAGAAGACAAGAGGTGAATGAGTTGGAGAAATTATGGAGGGAAATGACAGAGAGATCACATCACCTCCTGGAGGGGTTGCAAGAAGAGGAGAAACCTTTGATCGATGAAAATGCTGGGAGAAAAAATATTCAGTCTAGCAGTGAGGGAAAGaaggcaaaacggctaaagggaCAGAAGAAGGAGAGAAGGTTGGAGAAGGCCAAATCATGGCCTCGCAGGAAAGAGCACAGCACAAAGAAAGAAGCGAAAGGGCTTTTTATGAGAGAGATGGAGAGACCAAAGAAGGACCATGGAGAGGAACTGCAAAGCGACAATGAGGCAGACAAATCGAAGAGAGCGATGACACAATCATGGATAAGCCTGGAGTTGAGCACAGAAGGAGAAGTGGAAGGGCAATTTGCAAAGAAGATAGATTCAAGAACAATGTGCCACGGAGAGGAGAAAGAAAGGACACAATCATGGCTAACCCAGGAGTCAAGCACAGAAGAAGAAGTGGCATGGAAATTTCCAAGGAAGATGGAGTCAAGAACAATGCTCCATGGAGACGAGACGGCGGTGACACAGTCGTGGCCAAGCCAGGAGTCCACCACAGAGGAAGAAGTGGAAGTGCACTATGTAAGGCACATTGGGGCAAAAACAAGACTCCGTGGGGGAAGACTAAGAAGTCAAGATGAGGAAGTCGGCTTCTGGGAAAGAGAGAGCAGAGTGCCGCTCCGCCACGAGATGAAAGAAGATGAGTTTGAAAGATTTAGGAGAGAGAAGACGAGATCGTGGCCCTGCAGGAAGGCGCATGGCACAAGGGAAGGAGTGAAAGGGCTCTTCATAGGGGGAACGGAGACGCAAACAAGTCTCCATAAAGAGGGCTCCAGAAGTGAAGATGATGAGGGAGAGCTCTTCAACAAGGAGAAGATCCTATCGTTGGTCCGCCAGGTGGAGCTGAGGAAAGAAGAGGATGAGGCACAACAGTTGGAGCGAGAGAAGACCAAAACATGGCCTCGCATGAAGGAGCGCAGCACAAAGAAAGAAGCAAAAGAGCTCTTTAGGAGGGAGATCGAGAGAAAGAGAATGCTCCGCGAAGATGAGTCGAGAAGTGAGGATGAGCAGGAAAAGGGGCAGATGCAGCTCCATCTGAAGAAGGTGATGAGGAAAGAGGATAAGGAACAGCAGTTTGAGAAAGAGAAGGCAAAATCGTGGCCACGCAGGAAGGAGACGTTTAAGGGGGAACTCTCTAAAGATGAACTGAGAAATGAGGATGAAAAGGAAGGGAGCTTGGGAATGGCGCTGAGAATGTCGCTCAGCGAGGCGGAATTGAAGGAGATTGAGGATGAGGCAGAACGTCCAGAGAAAGAGAAGACAAAATCAGGGATTTGCACAGAGGAAGATATCAAATTtagattgataaaaaaaattgaaacacAAACAAGTTTCCATGAAGATGATGTGGGAGATGAGGAAGATGAGATATGGTGCTCCTCAGGAGATGAGGAAAAGGAAGGCCCGGTGGGGAGTCAGAAGCAGGTAGAAAGGTCAAGACAGGAAAATGAAACGCATGTCCAGCAGGAGGTAAGAAA harbors:
- the LOC137839551 gene encoding trichohyalin-like isoform X2 — protein: MEHPSPVTCVTTCVTKMLLTSDLFSKITEGSPFASITLMSCLLIDIRVYARDIGIDPDNEPELLCLAKEAIFAHLPPGWTESYDESGKPIFHNHYLQTTTNEHPCKVQYRKMVAQERERIQRAGAIQLDRKETEETNNTHAVSGLKINTRPSPPTRARFFSGFLSLISCKCDETTSLTLISFDDDVTFSEKEYSGGTVSGGLGEKLEILLDKAHSWDQSSGSPLQQLSSGFPISDNSIYCDSQLETDEKDEETDTDKSPDESGNDSSAKEDQEKDILNKPGRSFYRGFLSVLGFGKGECFFHAPSSSDHKDNGISAKEGFFRSGFLSIMHTREDDQVDIGLMAEKENPLCFDYLLEMDVKERADQVTEAPKSQAESRNESSSKYVWSKPKDGHNTGTFDIEGSEDEEEDSPITDSEVAIRVVDPAEEITELEVQSDDQSPESPEQEVLFLLCFQVSERVLDSSDSVFETETSSKSQDESGNDSSVEDEDIQCGVTCGRSLAKHKEDFPKTNDVPTKELLRKTEEEKEEEMELFEREMEKKIQLRKEIFLDVEQSKWQKELSTLFCQEELMRDDGPAEQSKREKEMMLSHQLDQLRKEEEEEMEKLRIEKDKQIWQQNEAIRREDKLMRDKETSVRLHQEASRMKEEEMDQFETEMKTTHLHKEKLLTDCQEKLLRNKEEEAEQFKWKLEMQMHLCQKEEEIEQLRHIQEVRISRQKEELISEEEEEIARLMTEKETRVCRQKVELRKEEEEEVERLKHAKEMRLRHRREELRKGEEEEEEWLKKEIDMRKCFFEEEINRAQREAEQLMMQKQMKRQFCLEVLRKEEVEQAEQLKREKEIRMFQQKEELMEEEMEEVALLKKEVDERIRRYLEELRCEEEEEAQQLKREKEMRMQHHLEGLQREEEEQADVLKKEKNVRFNLSQEQQLREKQAEEERLKNDIERSKRLHEEELRREEDEAQQRKRERATRTHLRQQEELKRHEEEQTARDKMMRLHQEEMRREEEENEQLMREKDLRNSLLTDQHSREDEEEEVAWLRRGKEMRIRLYQERLRREEEDEVESFKRKQMTRMCLHQEMLKREEEKEVEQLQRERQTRMSVFQEELRRQEVNELEKLWREMTERSHHLLEGLQEEEKPLIDENAGRKNIQSSSEGKKAKRLKGQKKERRLEKAKSWPRRKEHSTKKEAKGLFMREMERPKKDHGEELQSDNEADKSKRAMTQSWISLELSTEGEVEGQFAKKIDSRTMCHGEEKERTQSWLTQESSTEEEVAWKFPRKMESRTMLHGDETAVTQSWPSQESTTEEEVEVHYVRHIGAKTRLRGGRLRSQDEEVGFWERESRVPLRHEMKEDEFERFRREKTRSWPCRKAHGTREGVKGLFIGGTETQTSLHKEGSRSEDDEGELFNKEKILSLVRQVELRKEEDEAQQLEREKTKTWPRMKERSTKKEAKELFRREIERKRMLREDESRSEDEQEKGQMQLHLKKVMRKEDKEQQFEKEKAKSWPRRKETFKGELSKDELRNEDEKEGSLGMALRMSLSEAELKEIEDEAERPEKEKTKSGICTEEDIKFRLIKKIETQTSFHEDDVGDEEDEIWCSSGDEEKEGPVGSQKQVERSRQENETHVQQEVRKDDAEEEDFLKRQKQRRIFLITEKLKQEEKEEVEALQREKDTRMRQYKEKLRRDEEVEADNLKRAKEQRICLLLEKLKQEEEEEAERLKRDKEMRMSLLHEKMQSEVEDGQSKWGNEGRTCLHQEEQNKHGEKEKRTREDLRKEDKEAAEETAQVGQSRNEKEKPSHLQEEVQVQVQRTRHSQETSRNTEDNEVEQFKMEEKRTHYSQDNLKTEEDNDAEQLKVESENRMDRLQDELKRETEELINKLKAEKQKRTRLRQINQWGEIEERKLKTEYKERLKALRQYLLAKRRDEETLLDKMFEEKEKLTESAWMDRDEDQLQFRQDRKAAIRALCLAIEDERETENDNMKAERRQFFERIKAEPEEDLHELRTRFQEDRTENLKCLNPEIVSQHEQEKSFNPGFRSTFSPTNRPAPESQHEIFSAFRSTSQRIKTAHPSPFRPTLAAPHPRNTTPTYSTTHPSSLLSHAKATLPANPFITTSLKETYMMNPSVGYCNQLGLNRFNEITVYRFQRQNSQWTASPL
- the LOC137839551 gene encoding trichohyalin-like isoform X4, with the protein product MEHPSPVTCVTTCVTKMLLTSDLFSKITEGSPFASITLMSCLLIDIRVYARDIGIDPDNEPELLCLAKEAIFAHLPPGWTESYDESGKPIFHNHYLQTTTNEHPCKVQYRKMVAQERERIQRAGAIQLDRKETEETNNTHAVSGLKINTRPSPPTRARFFSGFLSLISCKCDETTSLTLISFDDDVTFSEKEYSGGTVSGGLGEKLEILLDKAHSWDQSSGSPLQQLSSGFPISDNSIYCDSQLETDEKDEETDTDKSPDESGNDSSAAKEDQEKDILNKPGRSFYRGFLSVLGFGKGECFFHAPSSSDHKDNGISAKEGFFRSGFLSIMHTREDDQVDIGLMAEKENPLCFDYLLEMDVKERADQVTEAPKSQAESRNESSSKYVWSKPKDGHNTGTFDIEGSEDEEEDSPITDSEVAIRVVDPAEEITELEVQSDDQSPESPEQEVSERVLDSSDSVFETETSSKSQDESGNDSSVEDEDIQCGVTCGRSLAKHKEDFPKTNDVPTKELLRKTEEEKEEEMELFEREMEKKIQLRKEIFLDVEQSKWQKELSTLFCQEELMRDDGPAEQSKREKEMMLSHQLDQLRKEEEEEMEKLRIEKDKQIWQQNEAIRREDKLMRDKETSVRLHQEASRMKEEEMDQFETEMKTTHLHKEKLLTDCQEKLLRNKEEEAEQFKWKLEMQMHLCQKEEEIEQLRHIQEVRISRQKEELISEEEEEIARLMTEKETRVCRQKVELRKEEEEEVERLKHAKEMRLRHRREELRKGEEEEEEWLKKEIDMRKCFFEEEINRAQREAEQLMMQKQMKRQFCLEVLRKEEVEQAEQLKREKEIRMFQQKEELMEEEMEEVALLKKEVDERIRRYLEELRCEEEEEAQQLKREKEMRMQHHLEGLQREEEEQADVLKKEKNVRFNLSQEQQLREKQAEEERLKNDIERSKRLHEEELRREEDEAQQRKRERATRTHLRQQEELKRHEEEQTARDKMMRLHQEEMRREEEENEQLMREKDLRNSLLTDQHSREDEEEEVAWLRRGKEMRIRLYQERLRREEEDEVESFKRKQMTRMCLHQEMLKREEEKEVEQLQRERQTRMSVFQEELRRQEVNELEKLWREMTERSHHLLEGLQEEEKPLIDENAGRKNIQSSSEGKKAKRLKGQKKERRLEKAKSWPRRKEHSTKKEAKGLFMREMERPKKDHGEELQSDNEADKSKRAMTQSWISLELSTEGEVEGQFAKKIDSRTMCHGEEKERTQSWLTQESSTEEEVAWKFPRKMESRTMLHGDETAVTQSWPSQESTTEEEVEVHYVRHIGAKTRLRGGRLRSQDEEVGFWERESRVPLRHEMKEDEFERFRREKTRSWPCRKAHGTREGVKGLFIGGTETQTSLHKEGSRSEDDEGELFNKEKILSLVRQVELRKEEDEAQQLEREKTKTWPRMKERSTKKEAKELFRREIERKRMLREDESRSEDEQEKGQMQLHLKKVMRKEDKEQQFEKEKAKSWPRRKETFKGELSKDELRNEDEKEGSLGMALRMSLSEAELKEIEDEAERPEKEKTKSGICTEEDIKFRLIKKIETQTSFHEDDVGDEEDEIWCSSGDEEKEGPVGSQKQVERSRQENETHVQQEVRKDDAEEEDFLKRQKQRRIFLITEKLKQEEKEEVEALQREKDTRMRQYKEKLRRDEEVEADNLKRAKEQRICLLLEKLKQEEEEEAERLKRDKEMRMSLLHEKMQSEVEDGQSKWGNEGRTCLHQEEQNKHGEKEKRTREDLRKEDKEAAEETAQVGQSRNEKEKPSHLQEEVQVQVQRTRHSQETSRNTEDNEVEQFKMEEKRTHYSQDNLKTEEDNDAEQLKVESENRMDRLQDELKRETEELINKLKAEKQKRTRLRQINQWGEIEERKLKTEYKERLKALRQYLLAKRRDEETLLDKMFEEKEKLTESAWMDRDEDQLQFRQDRKAAIRALCLAIEDERETENDNMKAERRQFFERIKAEPEEDLHELRTRFQEDRTENLKCLNPEIVSQHEQEKSFNPGFRSTFSPTNRPAPESQHEIFSAFRSTSQRIKTAHPSPFRPTLAAPHPRNTTPTYSTTHPSSLLSHAKATLPANPFITTSLKETYMMNPSVGYCNQLGLNRFNEITVYRFQRQNSQWTASPL